The following is a genomic window from Candidatus Aminicenantes bacterium.
AAGGTCAAGCTCCGCATCGGCGGCCTGACCATCCGCCTGGAGAAGCCCGACAAAAAAGCTAAGAAACAGGGCGTCGCCGTCCGTTTCGACAAAGACTTTGAGTTCGAAGCCAAGTCCTAAACGAACCGTCATGCTGCGAGTCGGCCTGACCGGCGGCATCGCCTGCGGCAAAACCGTCGTCGCTTCCGTCTTCGAATGCCGGGGCGCGTATCTCCACCGGGCCGACCAGGCCTCCCATCGTCTGATGAATCCCGGCGGGCCCGCCTGGACCGCGGTCAGGGATCGTTTCGGAGCCCGCATTGTCCGCACCGACGGGACCATCGACCGCAAGGTCTTGGGAGCGGTCGTCTTCCGGGACGCCAAAGCCCGGCGCGACTTGGAAAAAATCCTGCACCCCCTGGTCCTTGCGGACCTGCGGGCCGCCGCCGCCAAGGCCGAGACGAGCGGCGGCGTCCGCATTTTCGTCTCGGAAGCGGCCTTGATCTACGAGACGGGGTTGGAGAATTTCTTCGATCGGGTGGTCGTGGTCAAGTGCGATCGCCGGACGCAGACCAAGCGGCTCATGGAGCGGGACGGCCTGACCAAGGCCGAGGCCGAGCGCCGACTGGCGGCGCAGATGGATCCCGCGGCAAAAGCCCGCCGGGCCGATTACGTGATCAATACTTCGGGCGCCTTGGAAGAGACCCTGGCCCGGGCCGAAGCGGTATACACGCTTCTCTTGGACGAGTCCGCCTCCGCTAAACGAAAATAATCCCGAGTAGCCGGATCATATTTCCTTTAGCTTTTCTCGTTTGTCTAATTCTCAAGTTCTTCAGAAATGGCTGTTTTCTTAAATTGGGCGAAGAGCATGGGGGTGAGCGCCGATGCGGTCGCTTCGCAGTCCTCGTAACGACCGGCGCCTCGCCCGTCGTCGCGAGGGCGGAAATTTCGCCCAAGCGGAGCCGCATTCCAATTTCTCTTATTGGTCTTACCCCTCCTGCCTCCCCTATAACAGGGGAGGATTCGTCATGCGGCTCCGAAAGGTGCGGCCCGGAAAGAGGCCGGCCGGTGAGGATGTCTGAGTGGACCGTACAAAGACCGTAAAATCAATGCGGGACGCGAGTTCCGAGCCGCCGAGAAAAACGAGACGCCACGGCGCAAAAATTTCCGCCATAGCGAACCCCCTTGTCTCGAGCCTTGAATCAAGGGTTCTTGCGTAAGTATCGGCTTAGGACTTTGATTCCTTGAGAGCGGCCGCGAGCAGCGGGATGAGAATCTCGTGCGGGCCGACAAAGTAATAGCCTTTCCCCTTCTTCCCCAGCGGCCGCTTGGTCACGTTCTCGGACGGCCGGTAGTGGCGCATGAAATCGAAGACGGCGGTGGAAAAGCCGTCCAGCTTGTGGCCTTTGTTACGGACCAAGGAGACGGCCTTGAGAAAGACTTCGGGCAGGAGGACGGCCGATCCGACGTTGAGGTAGACGCCGCCGCCGTTCATCTCTTTCACCAGCCCGGCCAGGCGGAAGAAATCCCGCAGCGAGGCCTGGCCGATGGCCTCGCCGCTGGCCTGGGGATGGACATGGATGATATCGGTCCCGATGGCCACATGGACGGTGACCGGGATCTTCAAGCGGGCCGCGGTGCCCAGCAGGCTCGAGTCGCGATGGGGAAACTTCGATCCGGCGATCATCCGGCCGACGGATTCGCCGAGCCCCAGCCCCGCCGCGGCGCCCGACCGGATGGCCACGTTCAAAAGCTCGCCGGTCTCCTTGGCCATGCCGAAGCGGCCGTCGCGGATGCGGGCTTCGACATCCTCGGAGGTGCGGCCGGCGAAGGCGATTTCGAAGTCATGAATGATGCCGGCGCCGTTGAGGGCCAGCCCGGACACCCATCCCTCCCGCATCAAGTCCAGGATGATCGGGCTCAATCCGACCTTGATGACGTGAGCTCCCATGCCCCACACCAACGGCTTGCCCCGGTCGCGCCCGGCCCGGCAGGCCGCCACGAAAGCCCGAAAGTCCGCCGCCGCCAAGAAGCCCGGCAGGGACTCAAAGAATTCGGCGACGGACGCGCCCGGCGCCAGGGGGCGGGCAAAATCAGCCAGGCCGACCTTGCTGGGCCGGGAGCGGAGGGGGTAGGTGCGGATGCCGTCTGGAGTCAGGGGGCGGACGATACGGGCCATGGGATATTCCTCCGGCGTATCGGGAAGAGGCGGAGCCTCGGGACAGGACCCGGTCATTCGGACGGGATGTTCTTCAGCTCCTGGCCGCAACGGAACTTGATACGCTTGCCTTCGGTGATGTGGATCTGCTTCTTGCGGCGGATATCGCGGCCGTAGCCGGTCTTCTTGGCCATGACCTTGAAACTGCCGAAGCCCCGGATCTCGACCTTTTCCTTCTTGGCCAAGGCGTCCTTGAGGGCATCGAGAATGGCTTCCACAATCAGAAGGGATTTCGCCGCATTGAAGCTGGACTTCTTCTCGATGGCCAGGGCTATATCGTTCTTGATCATTGAAATCTCCTGCGTGGAAAGCCTTACTTTAGTTTTTCGCCCCCCAAATGTCAAGACTCCCGCTCGGCTCGGTTGACTTCCGCTAATGCCCTTTCTATAATGGAATCAGCGTGAAGACATCCGAGCAAGAACACTGACATGGCCAAGCGCGGGCGTGAACTGCAGTTCGCCACCCACCAGCTGGTAGGGGTCTTTCTGGGCCTGATCGCGCTGTGCGCTTTCGTCTTCCTCTTGGGCATCTCCATGGGCAGCAAAAAGACGTCCCTGGCCGCCAAGGCTGGGGAGAAAACAGCCAAACCGGCCATACCCGCCGGAACGATCCAGTCCGAGCTCGACGCCCATGCGCGCAGCGCCGGTCCCGAAGCCAAGCCCGGCGCGATCGTGCCGAAGGCCGACCCCCCGGCTGTGAAATCGGGGGCCGCCGCTCCCGCATCCGGCCCCGGCGAGAAGCCGGCCGTTAAGCCTTCTGATAAGCCTGCCGATAAGCCCGAGAACAAGCCCCTGGATAAACCGGCCGCCAAAACGACCGCGCCTTCGGCCGAGGTCAAGAAGCCGGCTCAAGCGCCCGCCGTCACGGCCGGCGTATGGTACGTCCAAGTCGCCGCCGTCGACGAGAGGGCCGCGGCCGAATCGGTCGCCCGCAAGCTGGAGAAAGACGGCTTTCCGACTCTCGTGCTGGATCCGTTGGCCCGGGACAAGAGGACGGTCTATCGCGTCCGCGTCGGTCCCTACGAAAACAAGGCCGAGGCCGACAAGGCCAGGATCAAGCTGGCCGAAGCGGCCAAAAAGAAGAACGCCGACTATTTCCTGGTCAAGGGCTGACCGGTCTTCCGCCGGCGTTGAGGCCATCCCGCATGACGAACGATCCCAAATCCGGCCGGCTGGCGGTGATTGACCTGCTCGGCGCGGCGGCCTCGGGAGCGCTGACCGCCCTCGCCTTCCCCAAGCTCAACCTGATGTTCTTCGCCTGGATCTCGCTCCTGCCGCTGCTCTTCCTGCTGGTCAAAGCCCGGCCGCGCCAGGGCCTGGTTCTGGGCTGGGTTGCGGGCGCTTTTTTCTATGGCCTTCTCCTCTACTGGATTCCCAACGTCCCGGCCCACTACGGGAATCTTCCGATCGTCGTCAGCCTGCTCGTCTATCTGCTTCTCATCCTGCTCCTGGCATCGACTTGGGCCCTCTTCGGCCTCGGATTTGCGATCCTCCGCCGCCGGCTGGGTGAAACCGCGTTCTTCGTCGCGCCGTTTCTCTGGGTCGCCCTGGAGTACGGCGTCACCCATGTCCTGACGGGCTTCCCTTGGGGCCTTCTGGGCTTGAGCCAATATAAAAACACGGCCTTCATCCAGGTCGCCGCGGTCACGGGCGTCTATGGGGTGTCGTTCCTCCTGGTCATGTTCCAATCCTTGTTCGCCGGTTCCATCACCCATATGAAACGCCTGCCGTTCGCCTTCGGCACGATCGCCCTAGCCGCCGTGCATGTGGCGGGATTTCTGGGCCAGGCCAAGGTCGTGCCCGGCCCCCAGACATTCCGGGCCGCGGTCATCCAGGGCAACGTCTCGCCGGACATGGATTGGAACGGCGCCGGGGCCGATAAGATCATGGCTCTCTTCGAGGAGCACATGGATCTGACCCGGCAGGCCCGTGACCAGGGCGCCAAGCTCATCGTCTGGCCCGAGCTGTCCGTACCCCTGTGCTTCAGCTGCGACGATTCCTTTCATGACCGGCTCGAGGCCATCCTGACCAGGTTCGTCCGGGAATCGGGCGCGAGCCTACTGCTGGGCACCATCGAGACGTCGGGCGAACCCGACGCGCGGCGATTTTACAACTCGGCTCTCCAATTATCGCCGGACCGGGCCGTTTCCAAATACGCCAAGATGCACCTCGTGCCCTTTGGGGAATACATCCCCTATCGCCCGATCTTCGGGTTCGTCGAGCGGCTGGCTCCGGCGGTCGGCGCCCTGACGCCCGGCCGAGGGCGGACGCTGCACTCCTTCCGCGACATCCCCTACGGATCGCCGATCTGCTACGAGATCGCCTTCCCAGACGAGGTCCGCCGCTTCGTCAAGAACGGGGCCCGTTTCCTGGTCACCATCACTAACGACGGCTGGTACGGAGCCACATCGGCCCCCTACCAGCACTTCGCCCAGGCCGTCTTTCGGGCCGTGGAGAATCGCCGCTTCGTCCTGCGCGCCGCCACGACCGGAGTCAGCGGCATCATCGACCCCTTCGGCCGGGTCGTAGCCCAGAGCGAAGTCGGCGTTCGGACTTTCCTGGCCGGCGACGTGACGCCGCAGACCGAGACCACCTTCTATTCCCGCTACGGAGACGCCTTCTCCGTCGCCTCCGTGGCGATTGCGGGCCTTTCCCTAATCCTAGCCCTCATCAAGAGACGCCCATGACCCAGCAAAACGCGGCCACTTCCGGCCATTTCAACGACCTCGAGGCCAAAGCCCGAGTCCTTTTCACCAAGTTCGAAGAGCTGCGCGCCTTTTTCGACTTGGCCTCCCGGCGAACCGAATTCGAGGCCCTGACCAAAGAGCTGTCCGACCCGGCCGTATGGGGCGATCAGAAGCGGTCCCTAACCCTGCAGCAGAGCAAGAAGCGGCTGGAACGCGAGATCCAGTTTCTGGCCAGCCTCTATGGCAAGAAAGACGACATCGACGTCCTGCTGGAGCTGGCCCGCGAAGGCGAGCCGGTCGACCAGGACTTCGAGCAAGCCGTCGCCGCCTTCGCCAAGAATCTGGAAGAGGCGGAGCTCCAGGCCCTGTTCTCCGAAACCGACGATCCCCGCAACGCCATCCTGACCATCCACCCGGGGGCGGGCGGAACCGAATCGCAGGACTGGGCCTCGATGCTGCTGCGGATGTACCTCCGCTACGCCGAGCAGAAAGGCTGGAAGGCCGAGGCCCTGGACGTGACGCCGGGGGAAGAAGCGGGCATTAAAAGCGCCACCATCCGGATCGAGGGCGATTTTGCCTTCGGCAACTTAAGCCAGGAGAACGGCGTCCATCGGCTCGTCCGCATCTCTCCGTACGACGCCGCCAAGCGGCGCCATACCTCCTTCGCCGCGGTCTTCGTCTATCCCGAGGTCGACGACGATGTCGAAGTCGCCATCAGCCCCGATGATCTTAAGATCGATACCTACCGGGCCGGCGGCAAGGGCGGCCAGCACGTCAACACCACGGACTCCGCGGTCCGCATCACCCACATGCCCACCGGCATCGTCACCCAGTGCCAGAACGAGCGGTCCCAGCACAAGAACAAGGCCGCCGCCATGAAGGTCCTCAAAGCCCGCCTCTACGAGCTCGAGCAGCGCAAGAAGCGGGAGAAGATCGACAAGATGGAGGACGCCAAGACCGAGATCGCCTGGGGCAACCAGATCCGTTCCTATGTCCTCCACCCCTACCGGATGATCAAAGACCTCCGAACGCGGGTCGAGACCGGCGACACCGAGCGGGTCCTGGACGGGGGCTTGGACGAGTTCGTCAAGGCCGCCCTCTTCCTGCGGAAAAAGCCGGCCGCCTAATTATTCAGGTCTTCTCCCATCTCCGGGAAACGCAGTCCGGGGTATTGGCCCGGCGGCTTCGGGCTCTTCTCGCCTTTTCCCACAGCTCGTCTCGGCACATGCAGCCGAAGGCGCTAACCGGCTCCCTCCTTGGAAGGAGGGGCTGGGGAGGTGATATCAATAAAATCAAAAGTGTTCGGCGCCTTCGGAATTAAGGATCTTACGGAACTGCGCATTCGAGATCATCCGGTCTTGGAGATCACCCACTCCGTTTCGATTTCGTTAAATAGTCGCATGCTCAAACAGCCCTCGGCGCCTGGCCAGAGCCAGGTTCCCTCAGAGAGTTGTGGAAAAAGGCGCCGCCCTCGCAATTTCGCCGTTGGCCAATACCCCTAACCGCGCTTATTTCCCGGAGATGGGAGAAGCACCTTTTTTAATTTCCTCCCAGACGGCGTCCATCTCGGCCGGCGTGGCGTCGCGGAGCGCCCGGCCGCGGGCGGCGAAATCCTTCTGAAGCTCCAGGAACCGGGCCATGAACTTGGCGTTGGCCCGGCGCAGGACGAGCTCGGGGTTGGCCTTCGCCAGGCGGGCGGCCTGGGCCAGGGCGAACAGGGCGTCCCCGATCTCCTCCTCGATCTCGCCGCTTCGGCCGCCGGCCAGAGCGGCGTCGATCTCGTCCAGCTCCTCCCGGACCTTGGCCAGGGCATCGCCGGCGGCCGGCCAATCGAAGGCTTCGTGGGCGGCCCGCTGGCCGATCTGAAAGGCCCGCAGCAGCGAGGGCGCCGATTCCGGGATGCCCTCGAACGGCGAAGTCCGGTTCTTCTCTTTGCGCTTTTCCCGGTTCCAGACAACGAGGACCCCGGCGGCGTCCTGCACCGGCGGGCCGCCGAAGACGTGGGGATGGCGGCGGATCAGCTTCTCGTTGATGCCGTCCAGGGCTGCGGCGGCGTCAAAGTCCCCTTTCTCCTCGAAGATCCGGGCCAGGAAGACGACCTCCATCAGGACATCCCCCAACTCCTCGGCCAGGGCCTTGGGATCGCCCTGGTCCAAGGAGTCGACGGCCTCGTAGACTTCCTCCAGGAAATAGCCGGCGATGGACTTGGCGTCCTGTTCCCGATCCCAGGGGCATCCGCCGGGGCCGCGCAAAGCCGCCAGGATATCGACCAGGCGCTGAAACTTGGGGCCGGCGCCTTCGCCGGGATTCCGTGTTACGATGTTTTCTCGTTCCCTGACTTCCATGGTCCATCTTTTAGCATACCTTCGGTCCCCGGCCAAGCCGCCGCCGAGATCGCTTCTGGACGCGGCCCGGTTCTTCGTGTACGAGGACCCCGTTAAGGGCGGTTCCGACATGAACCTCGAATACGCCAAACGGATGATCGACCTTTTGGACCTGCTCAAGGACCGGACCCAGGGCCGGCTGCGGCCTGCGGAATTCGACTTCCTCGATGGCTGCCTGTCGGAGCTGAAGCTCCATTACGTGCAGAAGGCGGAGATTCTCAAGGTCTGAGCGGACGCCCGGCATGCGCATTTTCCGCTCGTTGGCCGCCATCCCCCCTTCCAAGCCGCCCTTGGCCGCGGCCATCGGCAACTTCGACGGCCTTCACCTCGGCCACCGCCGGATCATCGACCGGCTCAAGGCCGCGGCCGCCCGACGAGGACTCCCGGCGGCCGCGGTGACCTTCGCTCCGCACCCGGAGAAGGTCTTCGGCCCCCACCGGCTCTGCATGCTGCAAACCCTCGACCAGCGCCTCGAAGGCTTGGCCAACCTCGGCTTGGATGCGGTCGTGATCGTGCCGTTCAGCCTGGAGTTCGCCCGCCGCCCCGGCGAGGAATTCGTCCGGGAAACCCTGATCTCCGGAATCAACGCCCGGGTCGTGGTGGTCGGCGCGGATTTCCGGTTCGGCCCCGATCGCTCGGCCGCCGTGGCCGACCTCCGCCGCTGGGGGCGGCGGGACGGCCTGGCCGTGCGGACCATCCCCCATGTCAAACGAGCCGGGCGGATCGTCCGCTCCAGCCGGATCCGCGATCTCCTGATGAGTGGGAGAATCGAGATGGCCAACGCCCTGCTCGGCCGCCCCTACGCCGTCGAAGGCGACGTCGTCGCAGGCGCCCGGCGGGGCCGCCGCATCGGCTTCCCCACCGCCAACCTGATCACCCCCAACGAGCTCATCCCTCGGGGCGTGTTCGTTTCCGTCCTAACCTCGGACGAGCGGGTCTTCCCCTCGGTCACCAGCGTGGGCGTGCGCCCGACCTTCCACGGCCACGAGGTCACCATCGAGACGCATATCCTGGACTTTCATGGCGACCTCTACGGAGTCGGAGTCCGGCTGGCCTTCCTGAGCAAGCTCCGCGACGAAGCCCGCTATCCCGACGCCGAGTCCTTGCGAGCCCAGATCGCCCGCGACGCGGAGGCGGCCAGGGGTTATTTCCGCCGCCGGGTTCTGGGCCAGGGCATTTGAGGCCAAACCCCGTTCAATGATATAAATAACGCTGGAGACCGAGTTGAAAGAAAAAATCAAAGCCGCCATCATGGATGCGGCAAAAATTCGCCGGGTTCTGTTCCGCCTGGCCACGGAAATCCTGGAGCGCAACCGCGACCTCAAGAACCTGGTCATCGTCGGCATCCCGACTCGGGGCCTTCCCCTGGCCCGCCGTCTCGCGGGCCTGATCCGGGACATGGAAGGAGTGGAGATCCCCGTGGCGGCCCTGGACATCTCCCCCTACCGCGACGACCGGAGCGCGTCTCATCCCGTTCCGGCCGCCGGCCGGAGCGTTCTGCCCTTCCCGATCGCCCGCAAGAACGTCATCCTGGTGGACGACGTCCTATTCACAGGCCGGACCATCCGGGCGGCCATGGATTCGCTCTTCGACATCGGCCGGGCCGAAACGATCCAGCTCCTCGTCCTCATCGATCGCGGCCATCGGGAGCTGCCCATCCGGGCCGATTATGTGGGCAAAGTCCTGCCCACCTCCCGCCGCGAGATCGTACAGGTGCGGCTTCGGGAGACGGACAAGAGCGACGAGGTCCTGATCGCCGAGCCGGTCGCCCTGAGCCGGCCGGCGGCGCGGCAACGGGCAAGGATGCCGCGGCCTTGAAGCTCCTCGTCCGAGGCGGCCGGGTCGTCGACCCGGGAACCGCCGTCGACGGTTGCCGCGATGTCCTGATCGAAGACGGCCGCATCGTCGCGGTCGAACCCCGGATCGAGGCCGGGGAAGCCCTCCTGATCGACGCCTCCGGGCTCGTCGTCGCCCCCGGGTTCATCGATATGCACGTCCACTTGCGCGAGCCCGGCCAAGAGCACAAAGAGACGATCGAGACGGGGGCTTGGGCGGCGGCCGCCGGAGGATTCACCTCGATCTGCGCCATGCCCAACACGAATCCGGTCAACGATCGCCCCGAGATCACCAGGCTGATTCTGGCCCGGGCGGCCGGCAAAGCCGTTGTCAACGTTTTCCCCATCGCCGCCATGACGCTGGGGCTTCGGGGAATGGAGCTCGTCGATATGGCCGCCCTGGCAGCCGCCGGGGCCGTGGCCTTCTCCGACGACGGCCGCTGCCTCCAAAACGCCGCCCTGATGCGGAGGGCCATGGAAACCGCCCGCGGCCTGGGGAAGCCGATCACGGACCATTGCGAAGACGCCTCCCTGGCCGGATCCGGAGTCATGCACGAGGGGCCTTGGGCGGCCCGCCTCGGCTTGTCGGGAATCCCGGCCGCCGCCGAGGACGTCATGGTCGCGCGGGACGCCATCCTGGCCGAGGCCCTGGGCGCGCCCGTCCACATCGCCCACTTGAGTACGGCCGGATCGGTCCGGATCGTGCGCCAGGCCAAGCGGCGGGGCGTCCCGATCACCGCCGAGGCGACCCCCCATCATCTGACCCTGACCGACGCCGCCCTCGAGACCGGGGACGCCCGCTTCAAGATGAACCCGCCGCTTCGCGGCGAGGAGGACGTGGCGGCGCTCCTCGAGGCCGTGGCGGACGGGACGATCGACGTCCTCGCCACCGACCACGCGCCCCACACGACGGCCGAGAAAGCGGTTGGGATCGCCGCCGCCCCATTCGGCATCGTCGGCCTTGAGACGGCGGTCCCGCTCCTGCTCGACCGTCTCGTCGGCCGGAACCTGATCGGCCTGGCCCGTTTCGTGGCCCTCTGGTCGACCCGACCGGCCGAGATCCTCGGCCTCCGGAACAAAGGCCGCCTGTCCGCCGGCGCCGACGCCGACCTGACGATCCTCGATCTGGACCGTTCCGTCGTCGTCGATTCCGGCGCTTTCCATTCCAAGAGCCGCAACACGCCGTTCGACGGCTGGGCCCTGCGGGGCGCCGCCGTCCGGACGATCGTGGGCGGACATCCCGTTTTCCCAAAGGAACAGCCATGAGAATCTTCGGAAAGCCAAAAGCCAAGCCGTCGCCGGCCGAACCCGGCCTGCCCCCCGCACCCTCGACGCTCCCGGATCCTCCCAAGCCGGAACCCAATCCCGCTACGCCCCGCATTCAGTCAGGGCCGCGCCCGGAGCTCTCGGGCCGGCAACGGAGTCAGCAAGGCCAACCCCACCCCCAGGGACAATCCCAGGGCCGGGGGGGGAGGAGTCCGCAGCGAAACCAGTCGGGCGGTCAACCCCGGCCTCGACGGCGGGGAAAATCGCCCCAAGGGCAGCGGCCGCCGCAGGCCCTGCCCGAAAACCCCGTCCAGGCTAAGCCCGCGCCGCCGCCGCCCGCGGCGCGCCCGCCCCGCCAGGCTCCGGTGCCTCGGACCACCCCGTTTGAAGAGCAGATCCATTATTTCTTCCGGAGCAAAGACCTTCGCGAGCAGGCCCTGACCCACAGCTCCTATGCCTACGAGAACCAGGGTCAATGCCGCGACAACGAGCTGCTCGAGTTCCTGGGTGACTCGGTCATCGGGCTCATCACGGCCGATTACTTCTTCTCCAACTACCGCGACACTACCGAGGGCGACCTGTCCAAGCTGAAGTCGTCCGCCTCGTCCACGGTCGCCTTGGCCGAGTTCGCCAAGCAGATCCACCTCGACAATCATATCCGGCTGGGCCGGGGCGAGGAGCGCAGCGGCGGCCGCCACAAGTCGAACATCCTGGCCGACGTCTTCGAAGCCGTGATCGGGGCCATCTACCTGGACGGCGGATTCGAGGCCGCCCGCTACTTCTTCCTGCCTCTGATCGAGTCGACCTTCCAAAAAGTTCAGACGATCGGTTACACCGTCGACAATTACAAGTCCGCGCTCCAGGAATACCTCCAGAAGGAGGACCTTCCCTCGCCCAGCTACAAAGTGGTCTCCTGCACCGGCCCCGACCATGACCGGGTCTTCACCGTCGAGGTTTTCGCCAACCGGACCTCGCTGGCCAAGGCCAAGGGGGCGTCCCGGAAAGCGGCCGAGCAGAAAGCCGCCGAGACCGCCTTGAAAAGCTTCCTGGGACGAAAAATCAAGTCGCTGACCCCGGAGACGTTCATCGTCGAGAAATAAATTCATCGCCCAATTCCGCGGAGGGCAGTTCGGAGTATCGACCCGGCGGCTTCGGGCTCTTCTCGCCTTTTCCCACAGCTCCCCTCGGCGCCTCGGAACTGCGCATTCAAGATCGTCCGGTCTTATAGACCGCCCACTCCATTTCGATTCCGTTAGATGGTCGCGTGCTCAAACAGCCCTCGGCGCCTGGCCGGAGCCAGGTTCCCTCGGGGAGTTATGGAAAAAGGCGCCGCCCTCGCGATTTCGCCGTTGGCCGATACCCCGAACCGCCCGAGTCTCCCCGGAATTGGGCGAAGATACGAAAAATACGGGGGCATCGACGTCGGCAAAAAAGCGCCCGGGGGCAGTCGTTTCGTAGTCCTCGTAACGACCAGCGCTTTGCCTGTCGTCGCGAGGGCTATTTGCTCAGCAGGGCGTCCAGAAACCGGAGGTTCGGGAAGCTGCTGCAGACGATCTTGAGCACGGCCATGATGGGCACGGCCAGGATCATCCCCGGGATGCCCCACATCCAACCCATGAAGAACAGGGACAGCAGGATGCCCAG
Proteins encoded in this region:
- the prfB gene encoding peptide chain release factor 2 — encoded protein: MTQQNAATSGHFNDLEAKARVLFTKFEELRAFFDLASRRTEFEALTKELSDPAVWGDQKRSLTLQQSKKRLEREIQFLASLYGKKDDIDVLLELAREGEPVDQDFEQAVAAFAKNLEEAELQALFSETDDPRNAILTIHPGAGGTESQDWASMLLRMYLRYAEQKGWKAEALDVTPGEEAGIKSATIRIEGDFAFGNLSQENGVHRLVRISPYDAAKRRHTSFAAVFVYPEVDDDVEVAISPDDLKIDTYRAGGKGGQHVNTTDSAVRITHMPTGIVTQCQNERSQHKNKAAAMKVLKARLYELEQRKKREKIDKMEDAKTEIAWGNQIRSYVLHPYRMIKDLRTRVETGDTERVLDGGLDEFVKAALFLRKKPAA
- the rnc gene encoding ribonuclease III; amino-acid sequence: MPRTTPFEEQIHYFFRSKDLREQALTHSSYAYENQGQCRDNELLEFLGDSVIGLITADYFFSNYRDTTEGDLSKLKSSASSTVALAEFAKQIHLDNHIRLGRGEERSGGRHKSNILADVFEAVIGAIYLDGGFEAARYFFLPLIESTFQKVQTIGYTVDNYKSALQEYLQKEDLPSPSYKVVSCTGPDHDRVFTVEVFANRTSLAKAKGASRKAAEQKAAETALKSFLGRKIKSLTPETFIVEK
- a CDS encoding DUF1844 domain-containing protein, with the translated sequence MFSRSLTSMVHLLAYLRSPAKPPPRSLLDAARFFVYEDPVKGGSDMNLEYAKRMIDLLDLLKDRTQGRLRPAEFDFLDGCLSELKLHYVQKAEILKV
- the ribF gene encoding riboflavin biosynthesis protein RibF produces the protein MRIFRSLAAIPPSKPPLAAAIGNFDGLHLGHRRIIDRLKAAAARRGLPAAAVTFAPHPEKVFGPHRLCMLQTLDQRLEGLANLGLDAVVIVPFSLEFARRPGEEFVRETLISGINARVVVVGADFRFGPDRSAAVADLRRWGRRDGLAVRTIPHVKRAGRIVRSSRIRDLLMSGRIEMANALLGRPYAVEGDVVAGARRGRRIGFPTANLITPNELIPRGVFVSVLTSDERVFPSVTSVGVRPTFHGHEVTIETHILDFHGDLYGVGVRLAFLSKLRDEARYPDAESLRAQIARDAEAARGYFRRRVLGQGI
- a CDS encoding HU family DNA-binding protein, giving the protein MIKNDIALAIEKKSSFNAAKSLLIVEAILDALKDALAKKEKVEIRGFGSFKVMAKKTGYGRDIRRKKQIHITEGKRIKFRCGQELKNIPSE
- the lnt gene encoding apolipoprotein N-acyltransferase → MTNDPKSGRLAVIDLLGAAASGALTALAFPKLNLMFFAWISLLPLLFLLVKARPRQGLVLGWVAGAFFYGLLLYWIPNVPAHYGNLPIVVSLLVYLLLILLLASTWALFGLGFAILRRRLGETAFFVAPFLWVALEYGVTHVLTGFPWGLLGLSQYKNTAFIQVAAVTGVYGVSFLLVMFQSLFAGSITHMKRLPFAFGTIALAAVHVAGFLGQAKVVPGPQTFRAAVIQGNVSPDMDWNGAGADKIMALFEEHMDLTRQARDQGAKLIVWPELSVPLCFSCDDSFHDRLEAILTRFVRESGASLLLGTIETSGEPDARRFYNSALQLSPDRAVSKYAKMHLVPFGEYIPYRPIFGFVERLAPAVGALTPGRGRTLHSFRDIPYGSPICYEIAFPDEVRRFVKNGARFLVTITNDGWYGATSAPYQHFAQAVFRAVENRRFVLRAATTGVSGIIDPFGRVVAQSEVGVRTFLAGDVTPQTETTFYSRYGDAFSVASVAIAGLSLILALIKRRP
- a CDS encoding dihydroorotase is translated as MKLLVRGGRVVDPGTAVDGCRDVLIEDGRIVAVEPRIEAGEALLIDASGLVVAPGFIDMHVHLREPGQEHKETIETGAWAAAAGGFTSICAMPNTNPVNDRPEITRLILARAAGKAVVNVFPIAAMTLGLRGMELVDMAALAAAGAVAFSDDGRCLQNAALMRRAMETARGLGKPITDHCEDASLAGSGVMHEGPWAARLGLSGIPAAAEDVMVARDAILAEALGAPVHIAHLSTAGSVRIVRQAKRRGVPITAEATPHHLTLTDAALETGDARFKMNPPLRGEEDVAALLEAVADGTIDVLATDHAPHTTAEKAVGIAAAPFGIVGLETAVPLLLDRLVGRNLIGLARFVALWSTRPAEILGLRNKGRLSAGADADLTILDLDRSVVVDSGAFHSKSRNTPFDGWALRGAAVRTIVGGHPVFPKEQP
- the coaE gene encoding dephospho-CoA kinase (Dephospho-CoA kinase (CoaE) performs the final step in coenzyme A biosynthesis.), which codes for MLRVGLTGGIACGKTVVASVFECRGAYLHRADQASHRLMNPGGPAWTAVRDRFGARIVRTDGTIDRKVLGAVVFRDAKARRDLEKILHPLVLADLRAAAAKAETSGGVRIFVSEAALIYETGLENFFDRVVVVKCDRRTQTKRLMERDGLTKAEAERRLAAQMDPAAKARRADYVINTSGALEETLARAEAVYTLLLDESASAKRK
- the mazG gene encoding nucleoside triphosphate pyrophosphohydrolase, giving the protein MEVRERENIVTRNPGEGAGPKFQRLVDILAALRGPGGCPWDREQDAKSIAGYFLEEVYEAVDSLDQGDPKALAEELGDVLMEVVFLARIFEEKGDFDAAAALDGINEKLIRRHPHVFGGPPVQDAAGVLVVWNREKRKEKNRTSPFEGIPESAPSLLRAFQIGQRAAHEAFDWPAAGDALAKVREELDEIDAALAGGRSGEIEEEIGDALFALAQAARLAKANPELVLRRANAKFMARFLELQKDFAARGRALRDATPAEMDAVWEEIKKGASPISGK
- a CDS encoding SPOR domain-containing protein — translated: MAKRGRELQFATHQLVGVFLGLIALCAFVFLLGISMGSKKTSLAAKAGEKTAKPAIPAGTIQSELDAHARSAGPEAKPGAIVPKADPPAVKSGAAAPASGPGEKPAVKPSDKPADKPENKPLDKPAAKTTAPSAEVKKPAQAPAVTAGVWYVQVAAVDERAAAESVARKLEKDGFPTLVLDPLARDKRTVYRVRVGPYENKAEADKARIKLAEAAKKKNADYFLVKG
- the pyrR gene encoding bifunctional pyr operon transcriptional regulator/uracil phosphoribosyltransferase PyrR; this encodes MKEKIKAAIMDAAKIRRVLFRLATEILERNRDLKNLVIVGIPTRGLPLARRLAGLIRDMEGVEIPVAALDISPYRDDRSASHPVPAAGRSVLPFPIARKNVILVDDVLFTGRTIRAAMDSLFDIGRAETIQLLVLIDRGHRELPIRADYVGKVLPTSRREIVQVRLRETDKSDEVLIAEPVALSRPAARQRARMPRP